Proteins found in one Flavobacterium channae genomic segment:
- a CDS encoding alpha/beta fold hydrolase — protein MKTTNFKNTKIAFTDQGKGTAIVLLHGFLENQLMWKAFVPELAKKHRVITIDLLGHGETECLGYVHTMEDQADMVHHVLHELKIRKIVLIGHSMGGYVALAFGELYPDNVKGIILQNSTSRADSDERKTNRDRAIIAVKQNYTAFIRMSIANLFSEDNRERLATVIEEVKLDALKTPLQGIVAALEGMKIRKDREVLMHLAPYPIHLVLGKKDPVLPYEENLTQIEDTTIELTTFEDGHMSHIENGTDLLAVFQKFLKKV, from the coding sequence ATGAAAACCACGAACTTCAAAAACACTAAAATTGCTTTCACCGACCAAGGAAAAGGAACGGCTATTGTATTATTGCACGGTTTTTTGGAAAATCAATTGATGTGGAAAGCGTTTGTTCCTGAACTAGCAAAAAAACATCGTGTTATTACTATCGATTTGTTAGGGCATGGTGAAACGGAATGTTTGGGTTATGTTCATACTATGGAAGACCAAGCCGATATGGTGCATCATGTTTTGCATGAATTAAAAATCAGAAAGATAGTTTTAATTGGTCATTCAATGGGTGGTTATGTAGCATTAGCGTTTGGTGAGTTGTATCCTGACAATGTAAAAGGAATTATTTTACAGAACTCTACTTCAAGAGCCGATAGCGATGAACGTAAAACAAATCGCGATCGTGCTATAATTGCTGTAAAACAAAACTATACCGCTTTTATAAGAATGAGTATTGCCAATTTATTTAGTGAAGACAATCGCGAACGTTTGGCAACTGTAATCGAAGAAGTAAAACTAGATGCTTTAAAAACACCGCTTCAAGGTATTGTTGCCGCTTTAGAAGGCATGAAAATACGTAAAGACCGTGAAGTTCTTATGCATTTAGCTCCTTACCCTATTCACTTAGTCTTAGGAAAAAAAGATCCGGTTTTACCATACGAAGAAAATCTTACTCAAATTGAAGACACTACTATTGAACTGACCACCTTTGAAGATGGTCATATGAGTCACATTGAAAACGGAACCGATTTACTTGCTGTTTTTCAAAAGTTTTTGAAGAAGGTTTAA
- a CDS encoding aminopeptidase P family protein, with the protein MKYHQIDRNLYVKNRAKFTAQMKPNSVAVFNSNDIYPVSADSTLPFAQHRDILYLSGVDQEESILLLFPDAPYEHLKEILFLKETNEHIAIWEGEKLTKERAFEVSGIKTVIWLQDFHKTLKEIMAYADTIYINTNEHYRAVIETETREARFVKWWKENYPAHKVEKSNPILQKLRSIKEQEELDLIQNACNITEKGFRRVLNFVKPGVMEYEIEAEFAHEFLRNRSKGFAYTPIIASGNNANVLHYIENNQQCKAGDLILLDVGAEYANYSSDMSRTIPVSGRFTDRQKTVYQAVLNVKNEATKMLVPGTLWKQYHVEVGKIMTSELLGLRLIDKADVQNENPDWPAYKKYFMHGTSHHMGLDTHDYGLLHEPMQANMVFTVEPGIYIPKEGFGIRLEDDVVIQKQGEPFNLMRNIPIEIEEIEAIMNS; encoded by the coding sequence ATGAAATACCATCAAATAGACCGAAACTTATATGTGAAAAACAGAGCTAAGTTTACGGCACAAATGAAACCTAACAGTGTTGCAGTTTTTAATTCAAATGATATTTATCCTGTAAGTGCTGATAGTACATTACCTTTTGCACAACATAGAGATATTTTATATTTATCTGGAGTAGATCAAGAAGAAAGTATTTTGTTACTTTTTCCAGATGCGCCTTACGAACATTTAAAAGAAATTTTATTCTTAAAAGAAACGAATGAGCACATTGCTATTTGGGAAGGTGAAAAACTAACTAAAGAACGTGCTTTTGAAGTTTCAGGAATCAAAACAGTAATTTGGTTACAAGATTTCCACAAGACTTTAAAAGAAATCATGGCCTATGCCGATACGATTTACATCAACACAAACGAACATTACAGAGCGGTTATTGAAACAGAAACCCGTGAAGCACGTTTTGTAAAATGGTGGAAAGAAAATTATCCTGCTCACAAAGTAGAAAAATCAAATCCTATTCTTCAAAAACTACGTTCTATTAAAGAACAAGAAGAATTGGATTTAATTCAAAATGCATGTAATATTACTGAAAAAGGTTTCCGTAGAGTTTTAAACTTTGTGAAACCTGGCGTAATGGAATATGAAATTGAAGCAGAATTTGCACACGAATTTTTAAGAAATCGTTCAAAAGGATTTGCTTACACACCAATTATTGCTTCTGGTAACAACGCGAATGTGTTACATTATATCGAAAACAACCAACAATGTAAAGCGGGTGATTTGATTTTATTAGACGTTGGTGCCGAGTACGCCAATTATTCAAGTGATATGAGTAGAACTATTCCTGTTTCGGGTCGTTTTACAGATAGACAAAAAACAGTTTATCAAGCGGTTTTGAATGTGAAAAACGAAGCTACCAAAATGTTGGTACCAGGAACATTATGGAAACAATATCATGTGGAAGTGGGAAAAATCATGACTTCAGAATTGTTAGGTTTAAGATTAATCGATAAAGCCGATGTACAAAACGAAAATCCAGATTGGCCAGCGTATAAAAAATATTTCATGCACGGAACAAGTCACCACATGGGATTAGATACTCACGATTATGGATTATTACACGAACCCATGCAAGCCAACATGGTTTTTACCGTTGAACCAGGAATTTACATTCCGAAAGAAGGTTTTGGTATTCGTTTAGAAGATGATGTTGTGATTCAAAAACAAGGCGAACCTTTCAATTTAATGCGAAACATTCCAATTGAAATTGAGGAAATTGAAGCGATAATGAATAGTTAA